Genomic window (Burkholderia pyrrocinia):
CACCCGATCGGGCCGCTCGCGCTGGCCGACCTCGTCGGCCTCGACGTGTGCCTCGCGGTGATGGACGTGTTCGTGAAGGACTTCGGCGATCCCAAGTATCGTGCGTGCCCGCTGCTGCGCGAGATGGTGTCCGCAGGGCGGCTCGGGCGCAAGACGGGGCGCGGGGTGTACGACTACAGCGCGTGATGCGAGCGTCGGGCGCGGGTGGCGTGTACGCTGCCGCGTGAATCCGGCGACGGCATGAAGCCGGCGTGAAGGCCGGTTTGGCACCGCACCCCGGAGGCCGGATCTCGATCCGGCCTCCGGGGTGTTTTTTCGAATGAAATATTCGCGTCCGTTATTCGCCGAAGATCAACCGCTATGGGTTGGTGCCCGTCGCCCATACCGGTACGTGCGGTTCGCAAACCACGAGGCTCGATAAACTGCAACGCCATGGGTGACCGCCATTCGTCGTAAGGCTTCAATGGGTGCGGCACCGGGCGCCATCGAGGCGCCCGGTGCCGATCCGACGCACGCGCCGATCAGGTCTGGATCGTGTTCATCACGTTGGCCGGCGTGATGAGATCGAACACCACGGTTTCGGGAATCGCGGTGGCGCCCGGATGTGCGTTCAGATAGTTCGCCGTATCCCTCGCCTGCCGCGCGCCGATCGCCTCGCCGATCTTCACGACATCCCGGTAGTACTCGAACACGGCGTCCCGCAGCTGCGGGTCGACGAAACCGTAGCTGTCCTGCAGGAAGTCGATCGAGGGCTCCAGCACGCCGCGCCCCGTCACCGTTTCGGGGTAGGGGCCCTGGCCGGTCACCGACGCGTTGATCTGAACGTCCATGAAGTTCATGCCGCCGAGGGTCGGGTAGGTGGCCGTTTGCGACGGCAGGCAGGCCAGCACGTCGGCCGGCGTCCACCGCGAGGACAGCTTGCCCGCCGGCAACGGGTACATCAGCGTCGATGCGTTGGGCACGAACGCTGCATGGTTGTACGCGCCATCGTTGACCACCGTGTGCTGCACCGAGAACTGCCAGATGAACATCGTGAGCACGTCGCGCAGCGTCGCGACGGTCTTGACCTCGGCCGGGAAGCGATGGGCGAACGTCGCATTGTCGACGAAGTTGAATGCGGGAATCAGTTTGTCGAAAAAGCGCTGAAGCTGGATGTCCGCCGCGATCGCCGGATCGCCGTCCGGATACCGAATCGCGATGAACTTGCCGACGAACCGGAAGATCGCGTCGTACCAAAGGCCGGCGTCATGAACGTACGCGTAGGAGAACGGCGTCTGCTCGACGCCGCGCCGCTTCGTATCGGCCGGAAGGGCCTGCTCCAGGAAGCGAAAGCGATCGTTGTCGTAGTACATCTTGTCCTGCAGCTGATAGTTGCCGATCCGCCCGCACGAGAAGATCAGGTCGTAGACGAAGCCGATGTTGTACACGCCGGGTGCGCCGTTGGCCTCGCGGGTCGCCGGGAAGGACTCGGCATACGGGTCGTAGGCACGGTTGTAGATGGTCTGCTGGAATTCCACGGTCTTCACCACGTGCGGCCGCAGCAGCTTGAACACGGGGTGCTGCTGGAACGGCTCCGCGGAATGGGGCAGCGTGTCCGGGTTGAAGACCTCCTCCGAGAACAGCGCGATCGACACCATCGCGCAGATCTGGTGCGTCAGCAACTGATGAAAGCCCACGTCGTGCAGCGTCTGGCCCGCGCAGTTGGTCTGCATCTTGGCCAGCAGCCACGCATTCTCCGCATTGACCATGTCCGGAGTGAACAGCTCGCCGCCCGGTTCGAGCTGGATGCCGACCGGCATCAGCTCGTGATGGTGGTTCACGGTGAAGAAGACGAGTGGCTTGGCGAGGTAGTAGCCCACCGGCGTCACCGTGCAGGCGTCCAGGTAGTGCCGGTAGTTGGCCACGTATTGCACCGCGCCCGGCCGGCCGAGACGCGCCGCGTCGACAATGCCGGCTTCCGAAACCAGCCGGTCGAAGTCCGCCGTCGACACCTTCTCGAGCAACGTCGGCATGAAGCCCGCGAGCTGCTGCCGGGCAAACTCGTCGTCGCTCTTCAGCCAGAATTTCGGCGCGGGGATCGTCTGGAAATTGTTGCCGTAGTAGATGTCCTCCAGCATCTTCACCGCGTTTTCCATATCCACGGGCCTGGGCGGCAGCTTCGCGCGCCAGGCGACGTTGTCGTCCCAGGCCGAGTTCAGCATCGCCAGCACCTGCTTGTCGCGGTTGATGGCCTTCATGGATTGCGGCACCGTGTCGTAGTCCGCCACGAACGCGGGCACCTGGCCATCGAACACGTATTGCGCGTCGCCGTAGATGCTGTCGCCGCCGCCCGGCGGCTTCGACGCCGCATCGCGGTCTGCCAGGTTGTACGTGTAGGCATACGACATCTGGTTTGCCGTGGCCGGGTCGCCTTCGATATCCGGCGCCAGGAACTTGCCCCAGGTCTGCTGCATGGCCTCGATCTTTTCAGCCTCGCCCGCATGCAGAAGGATGTTCAGCACTGCGTTGTAGGCCGAATCCAGCGCCCCGACGATCCAGCCGTGATGCACCGAGCAGCACTCGCCGGCGAAGTTCAGGCAGCCGTCGAACTCGGGCGTCAGCAGCGTCGGGTAGAGCTGCTTGAACTGCCCCGGCTTGAACAGCGCGAACGCGCCGCCCCCTGCGTGCTCGTCCCAGAACCAGGTCTTGGTCGTCACGCCGTCCTCGTAGCCCGCGAAGTACTCGTAGACATCGACTTCGGGGTACAGGTATTGAATGCCCTTGAGGCATTCCGCGATGCGCTCCCGGTCGTCGAGCGCCCCCAGCTTGCGCGCATCGAGCGCCCAGCAATACACCTGCAGCACGCCCTGGTCCGCCGCATAGCCGTACGACGGATAGATGATCTGCCGGTTCGGGCGGTCGGTTGCCGCCGCGCCGTAGCCGCCCGTCTGCTCCTGGCGCTCGCCCGCGTCGGCCCAGAACTGGCGCTTGAAGGTCAGGAAGGCCTTGAACGACGCCATGTAGTTGCATTCGCGGATGGCCTGCGCCTTGTCGAAGGAGATCCCTTCCAGCAGGTTCACGTGCTTCTGGCCGTTCAGGTAGGCGCCGGTGGGCAGCGTGGTGACGACATAGGGATAGGTTCGCTCGTGCTCGCGGCCGTCGTGCGTGCGGCGCACCTTGACCCGCATGCCGCCCTGGCCGTCGTTCAGGCTCGGGTCGTGGCGCAGGCTCGTCACCTCGTGCTGAAGGTGCACGCGCTGCTTGTAAGCGGCCCGCGACGGCTCGCCGCGCGACGCGCCTTCCGGATAGCGGGCGGTGGATGCCGGCGGCCTGGCATCCGGCGTGAGATTGGGCGGATCGTAACGGTAGGGGCCGCCCGGTTGCGGCAACATGCCGACCTGAATCTGCGCGGTGACGCCATCCTGCACCGTGACGGCGTCCTGCAGATCGAGCACCATCCGGCACGCGTCCGGGAAGCGCTGCATCCCCTGGTCCACGGTGAGCATGTAGATCGCGTCGTCGTCCGGCCGATAGGGGTCCTTGCTGCCGCCCCAGTCATAGACGGCGATCACCATCTCCACGAATGACACCGAGTACATCCCGCTGCCGACGTTGGTGGTCTCGAGGAAATTGGCCACGGACCACGGCAACAGGTCGTTCTTCGCGCCCATCGCCGGATCGTAGTACTCGCCGAGATCCCCGAGGCGGAACTGCGTCGTCAGGTAATCCCACATCGAATACTGGTCGTACTGCATCAGCAGGTCGAAGCCCTCGGCAAACGACCGGTTGATGGCCTTCAGGAACGGCGCGTTCACCTGATCCAGCACCTTGTTGATCGGCAGGTATTGGTCGTTGCCGACGCCCTTCGGCGTCACCCAGACCAACGGCACGTCGCCACCGTTCGCCACGCCGAAGTTGAAGCTGTCCAGCGTCGACTCGGCGGCCGTCGTGGGTACTGCCATGTTGTTGTAGCGCAGCCGCTGCTGCGGCGAGTCGTAATAGAACTTCCGCCAGTACACGCTCTGGTCGTCCAGGCCGTTGCGGGCCAGCACCGCATTCACCGCCAGCGCAAGCTGCTGCACCGGCAGCATGTCCGCCGAAAACTGCGGCAGGCGCATCCCGCCGACTTCGCCATACAGGCCGGCGCGCTGCACGTCGTTCGGATCGTAGTCGCTCGAGTACCACGTGTGAATGCGTCCGCCCACGCGGTCCGACGATTCGAACAGCTCGAACTCGATGTCGAGCGACTGCAGGATCAGCCCCGCGAACATCCCCGCGAAACCGCCGCCGACGATCCCGACCTGGGGCGCGTCCGCTTTCGCCGACAGCTTGTACGCGGCAGCGCCGCGCGTCGCGCGGATTTCGGCGGCCTTCGCGCGCTGCGCTTCGATCCTGGCGCGGTAGGTGGCCCCATGGTTGGCCAGTATCCAGTTCGAGAACGCGGCGCCGAGCGGGCGCCGCTGCCGGGCGTGGCGCACCGGCGAGACGGTCGTGGCGTTGAAATGAAGGAAGCTCATGATGACCTCTTTGCGTGTGGTGTGACAGCGGGGACGGCTAAGTCATTGGGCGATGCCGATCAGTCTCCGAATCGACATCGGACACGCGACGTGCGCGGTGCGCGACGCAAATGCGTACTCGATCGACAGGGAGGCTGACTTACTTCGGGAGGGGGCGTCCGGTGGACGCGTATCGAAACGGGGAACCGCGCCAGGCGCTATTGCGACCAAAGCTGTCCATTTTGAAATGGTCTCCGTGACAGAGCTGTTCAACCCGATGGCGTGGATCGGGATTTTTTAAATAAATATTGAATTTAAAATCAACAAGGCGCGACAGCCGCCATGCAGTCGTCGGCCAAATCCGCACAACCTGGCTTTTGAAATATTGTCCTTTTACCGCTTGGAAGCCCGGCGCCATTGATGCTGTAATCAACTCGTCACATTTGCCGATTCGAGGATGTCTGATGCGTGTTTCGGCGGGGCCATTCTGATATTAGTGGTCGGGTATTTAATATTCCACCTGTTATTATCGACAGTGTTTTTAAATATTGGAATTGTCGACAGTATTTTTTCAATATTCGAGAGCGATCGGGCGGCGCCATACGATATTTCCTGATCGAAACGATACGGATGCCTATACTCGTCGATTACCGTGCTGCACATTCGAATTCGATCGACATCACATCGCACGCCGCACGCCGCACGACTGCAGCACGCGGCCGTGCCGGCGGCCGCAGAGCCTCTGCGTGTCGATCCAGTCCCGGCAAATGCTTCCCGGCGTCGTCGGGATTCATATCGGTCGAGTCGCCGGCGGGCGAGCCGCCGGTGCCGGCGAAGCGCTGACCGGCACGGGCCGGCGCCGCGTGATCGGACGCCGGCCACCGTGGCGCCCGACGCACCAGAGCAGGGAGCAGGAAGCGGCCCTCGAACGGAAGTTCGAGGGCCCCGTCGCGTCGACATGACGCGCCGCCACCGCGCTAGCGATCCGTGCCGATGTCGGCAACATAGTTTGCAATACTGAAGAATCGATAGTCGCTCAGCAAATCAGGCGCCGGGAACCCCTCCGGATGAATCCGCCCGTAAATCGGGCTGTCGGGGCGTAGGCCGGCGAGGGTCAACGCGAGCGTGAATTCGTTGAACGGCGCCATGAACTGACGCGACACGAAATGCATGCCCCAGTTGAACACCGACGGAAGCTGCTCGGTGCGCAACCACGTGTCCGGCCCGCCCGGCGCACGCGCGCAAAGATTCTCCGCCCACGGGCTATGTCCTTCCACGATGAGAAAGCCATGCTTCGCGTGGCGCTTCCAGCGGGTCAGGAAATCGATGAGATCCGCAGCCGCCACGTAACCGGGAACAAGGCCTTCCGCGTCGCTATACGCCACCTTGAACGCACGCTTGATCTGGTCGAGCGTAATCGGCAACTCGGCCCGATCCGATACCGTCAGCGCGCCCGCATAGTGCTGGTCGATAACCGCGCGCAGGCGTGCTCGATCGACGGTGCGGAGATGGCGCTCGAGGATCGCTTCGGCGTCGTCCTTGCGCCGGATGCTCAACCGGCGGTTGTGGACCAGGAACATGAAGGTATGCAACAGGTCGCTCAGCCGCGCCGGGCGCACGCTGCCGTCCGGCTGCCCGACGGTCAGGCCGCTTTCGGCCACGGCTAGGTCGTAGCGGTCGGGCTGGGAAATGTCGGCGGCGATCACGCGTACCTGCACGCCGGAGATGTCCTTCAGCGCAGACAGCGTGGCGGCGGCGCGGCCGCGTGCGGATTCGTTGTAGTCCGCGCCGATCACGAGCAGCGGATGGGTCGCGAGGTGCCGGCCGCGCCGCGTCGACGCAATGACGTATTCCGCCAGGCGCTTCAGCGCGCTGCCGTCGCCGCAGCCCATGTCGGCGATGCCGGCCGGCTGGCGATCCAGCGGCGTGTCGTCGAACAGTTCGTGCAGGATTTTCGTCGTGATTTCCTGCGACGCCGGCCCGGACCCGGCGCCGCTCGACGCATACACGTTCATCACGCGATCGATGTGGCCGTCGCTATCGATATCGAGCGGATCGGGGTTGCGGAACAGGAGTTCGTCGAGCAGCGCATACGAACGCAGATAGGACGCGGGCAACCCCGCGTAAGGGGCAGCAATCGGCCGGTGAATCCGGCCCGACTCGGTGAGGCGCACCTTTTCCCGATCGATTTCCGCCATGCCGAACTTGCACATCAGCGCCCATGCCGCGTGCAGCACGACAGGATCAGCCTGCGTCCACGCGCCGACCGCGACCCCGTCGGGCTGCGCGTCGAGCTTGCCGAGGATGCCGGGCGCCGACTGCGAGTACTGGCCATCCGGCTGCCTGTCGAACACCGGCATATCGAGCGCGACCCAGGTCGGGCCGAGCAGCAGGCCGTCCATCGCCGTGCGCAGCTGTCCATTCACCTGGCGCTCCAGATCGGTGGCCGGGAGCGGAAACTCCGGCCAACCCGCCACGCAGATCCGCGCGAGCTGCGCATACAGCACGCTGTCGTTGGCCGCCACGCGCGTTCGATGACACAGTGCGTGCAGATGCTGGAGCACCGGCGTGGCATTCGCCAGTTGCTCGAACAGCGGCCGGGCGTGCTCGACGCACGCGACGACATATTCACCGGCCGGGGTGAGCGCATATTCGGCGTCTTCGTCGCCGCGATCGAGGGTCAGCCAGCCGGCCAGGCTCATCAGGTTGAGGGCGCCCCACAGCACTCCCAGGTTACGGGTCGGGTCGGGCTGGTGGGACTCCGCGAACGCGCGCATCGCGCGGGGCGCGCCGGCCCGCAGGCCGCGGAACGCGCCGGCAAACACCAGGCGTACCAGCGTCGGCACCAGCACGATGCCGTTCGCCCAGTTGCAACTGCGCGTATAGGCCATCACGCGCTGAGCGTCGTGGCGGCCGATGCGCAGCGTGGCTGCATGCGTATGTTGCTCGAGCTTGACCGGCAGTTCCATGTCGAGCACCTCGACGCCGATCGCGGTACCGGCCGACAGGCCGAGCAAGGTGCGCGTTTCGTCGGGAAAGGCGTGGAGATAGTGTTCGAGTTGTCGGGCCAGCGCGGCGGTGGAATCACCAAGGTCGAATCGGGCGTGCATGTTGGACGGTCTCACAGGGTCGAAGGTTGGGCTGCAATGGGTGAAGGTGCATCCGGATCGGCGTGCGCGACGGCAATCGCCGGCGCGGCGCCGTGAGTTCTGGGCGCGAGATGGGCGGCCAGCGCGCGAATGGACGGGTAATCCCAGGCCGCGGACGGATCGACGGTCACGCTGAACGCCTCGCCGAATACGAGCGTCATTTCGACGGCGAGGATCGAATCGAAGCCGATCTCGGCGAACGTCGACTCGCGCGTCAATCGAAGCTTGCGGTGCTTGAGGCGTTCGCCCAGCCACGCGATGAGCCATTGTTCGACGGCATGAACCTGCTGGCGATCGAGCAGGCTCGCCGGCTCGCTCACGATCGGGGCCGCCGAACCGGCGTCTTCGCCGGCTGGCGCGTCGGGCGCGCGGGAGACCGAACGCGCGTCGGCATGGGCGTCCAGCAACGGATCGACGAGTTGGCTTGCACCCGGGATCGTTTGCTCGATCGCGCCGATCTCGAACCCGGTGCGCGCTGCCCAGTCGTTCAATTCCACCGACGTGGACAGGGCAGAGCGCAGGCCGACCTGCCGCTGCGCCGCCTCGATCGCGCGTTCGTACTGGCTCTGCACCCAGCGCAGCGCGGCATCGCCGATGCGCTGCTGCGCAGCCGCGCGTTCGATCACCGCAAGCAGCAAGCCCCATTGCGCGACCGTGCCGAGCCAGTAATTGACCCAGACGGCGGCATGCGCGGTGCCGCCGAGTTTCGACGCATTGGCGAGCCCGTCTTGCGCCAGCTGTGCGCCCAGCTCGCGCAGCTCCGTGGCCAGCACGCCGGCGCCCAGCGCATGCTCGAGATAGCGCAGCAAATCGTCGCTCCCGTTGAGCAGACGGCTGCCCAGGTGAACCAGCAGCGTTTCGGTCGGCCCCTCGAAGATGCGGGTCAGGCGCGCGTCCCGGAAGATCTGCGGCGCAAGGTTGGTCTCGATATAACCGCGGCCGCCCAGGAACTGCATCATCTCGTCGGCGGATTGCGACAGCAGCTCGGAGCCGAGAATCTTCGAGATCAGCAGGCAGTCTTCAGGCAGCGCGACGCCGAGGTCCAGCTCGGCGGCCAGGTGCTCGACCAGCGCATTGAGCCCGTCGATGCGGTCCCGCAGCTCGCCCAGGCGCAGGCGGCTCAGCGGGTTGTCCAGCAGGAGGCCGGTGCCGACCTGGCGCCGTGCCCCGTAGCGATGCATCAGCTGCGCACAGCGTTTCATTCCGCCCACGCAGACGGCCGCGATACCGAGGCGCGCAATGTTCATCGCGTGCTGCGCCACGAACATCCCTTGCCCGATGTCGCCGAGCCGGTATGCGTCGCTGATTCGTGCCCGATCCAGATGCAGCGAATTCTGGATCATGCCGCGCACGCCCATCGTCAGCTCCTCGGCGCCGATCCGCACGCCTGGCGTGCCGGGGCGCACCGCCAATCCGACCATTCCCGTGCCGTCGGCCTGCTTCGCGAACACGTTGATGATCCCCGCCCACGCGGATGAGCCGCTCCAGCTCTTGTTGCCCGTGACCAGCCAGTCGCCGGACTCGATACGCTGCGCGCGGGACGCGATCGCGCGTACATGCGAGCCCGCCGCCGGCTCCGTGATCGCGAATGCGGCGAGCATCCGG
Coding sequences:
- a CDS encoding class I SAM-dependent methyltransferase → MHARFDLGDSTAALARQLEHYLHAFPDETRTLLGLSAGTAIGVEVLDMELPVKLEQHTHAATLRIGRHDAQRVMAYTRSCNWANGIVLVPTLVRLVFAGAFRGLRAGAPRAMRAFAESHQPDPTRNLGVLWGALNLMSLAGWLTLDRGDEDAEYALTPAGEYVVACVEHARPLFEQLANATPVLQHLHALCHRTRVAANDSVLYAQLARICVAGWPEFPLPATDLERQVNGQLRTAMDGLLLGPTWVALDMPVFDRQPDGQYSQSAPGILGKLDAQPDGVAVGAWTQADPVVLHAAWALMCKFGMAEIDREKVRLTESGRIHRPIAAPYAGLPASYLRSYALLDELLFRNPDPLDIDSDGHIDRVMNVYASSGAGSGPASQEITTKILHELFDDTPLDRQPAGIADMGCGDGSALKRLAEYVIASTRRGRHLATHPLLVIGADYNESARGRAAATLSALKDISGVQVRVIAADISQPDRYDLAVAESGLTVGQPDGSVRPARLSDLLHTFMFLVHNRRLSIRRKDDAEAILERHLRTVDRARLRAVIDQHYAGALTVSDRAELPITLDQIKRAFKVAYSDAEGLVPGYVAAADLIDFLTRWKRHAKHGFLIVEGHSPWAENLCARAPGGPDTWLRTEQLPSVFNWGMHFVSRQFMAPFNEFTLALTLAGLRPDSPIYGRIHPEGFPAPDLLSDYRFFSIANYVADIGTDR
- a CDS encoding FAD-dependent oxidoreductase, which produces MSFLHFNATTVSPVRHARQRRPLGAAFSNWILANHGATYRARIEAQRAKAAEIRATRGAAAYKLSAKADAPQVGIVGGGFAGMFAGLILQSLDIEFELFESSDRVGGRIHTWYSSDYDPNDVQRAGLYGEVGGMRLPQFSADMLPVQQLALAVNAVLARNGLDDQSVYWRKFYYDSPQQRLRYNNMAVPTTAAESTLDSFNFGVANGGDVPLVWVTPKGVGNDQYLPINKVLDQVNAPFLKAINRSFAEGFDLLMQYDQYSMWDYLTTQFRLGDLGEYYDPAMGAKNDLLPWSVANFLETTNVGSGMYSVSFVEMVIAVYDWGGSKDPYRPDDDAIYMLTVDQGMQRFPDACRMVLDLQDAVTVQDGVTAQIQVGMLPQPGGPYRYDPPNLTPDARPPASTARYPEGASRGEPSRAAYKQRVHLQHEVTSLRHDPSLNDGQGGMRVKVRRTHDGREHERTYPYVVTTLPTGAYLNGQKHVNLLEGISFDKAQAIRECNYMASFKAFLTFKRQFWADAGERQEQTGGYGAAATDRPNRQIIYPSYGYAADQGVLQVYCWALDARKLGALDDRERIAECLKGIQYLYPEVDVYEYFAGYEDGVTTKTWFWDEHAGGGAFALFKPGQFKQLYPTLLTPEFDGCLNFAGECCSVHHGWIVGALDSAYNAVLNILLHAGEAEKIEAMQQTWGKFLAPDIEGDPATANQMSYAYTYNLADRDAASKPPGGGDSIYGDAQYVFDGQVPAFVADYDTVPQSMKAINRDKQVLAMLNSAWDDNVAWRAKLPPRPVDMENAVKMLEDIYYGNNFQTIPAPKFWLKSDDEFARQQLAGFMPTLLEKVSTADFDRLVSEAGIVDAARLGRPGAVQYVANYRHYLDACTVTPVGYYLAKPLVFFTVNHHHELMPVGIQLEPGGELFTPDMVNAENAWLLAKMQTNCAGQTLHDVGFHQLLTHQICAMVSIALFSEEVFNPDTLPHSAEPFQQHPVFKLLRPHVVKTVEFQQTIYNRAYDPYAESFPATREANGAPGVYNIGFVYDLIFSCGRIGNYQLQDKMYYDNDRFRFLEQALPADTKRRGVEQTPFSYAYVHDAGLWYDAIFRFVGKFIAIRYPDGDPAIAADIQLQRFFDKLIPAFNFVDNATFAHRFPAEVKTVATLRDVLTMFIWQFSVQHTVVNDGAYNHAAFVPNASTLMYPLPAGKLSSRWTPADVLACLPSQTATYPTLGGMNFMDVQINASVTGQGPYPETVTGRGVLEPSIDFLQDSYGFVDPQLRDAVFEYYRDVVKIGEAIGARQARDTANYLNAHPGATAIPETVVFDLITPANVMNTIQT